AGGTTTTGGTTCCGGGAcgacttctccgagttcgatttTCATCCTTTGGAGGGTATCGCGGAAGATGACGTTGactgtgcttcccgtgtcgataaGGATCCTTCCCACTTCCAGGTCTCGGATTACTTGATCGATAACCAATGGTCGCAGTGAGGTTTCTCGATTCTGATGGTTTCCCGCTCTTCGAAGACGATCGTATCGTTAGTGGCGTCGTCGGTTGGGGACCAAGCCAGCCAGCTTGAACACGTCTCAGCCTTCCGTCCATAAGCTTTGATCGACGAGATCGAATTGTGATAGAATTGCGATCCCCCGATGATCATGCTCACCCTTCGACGGTTGCTGTCGTTTCCTCGGTCATCCTGCCTCCTTCTGCGTTTCTCGCCCGACTGATTTTTCTGGGTATTGTTTTCGGGGGACTCTTTATCAGCTTTGGGAGGGCGATTGGAATCCTGGAGGAGGTCTTTTATGCCTGTGACCTTCAAAATTTCGCTGGCGAGGAGCTTCGCAGCAAGCCTTGCGCCGAGAACCTTGCAGTTCATAGTGGAATGACCTctggtctggtggaactcgcagtaggaATTATCCTTGAACTGGTTCCTGGTCCAGGTATTTTCGGAAGTGTTTCCCTGTTCGGAGTTGATAGCGTAATTATGCTCGCCCTGGAGAtcttctccctcgtggtggacatacCTGTTGTTGCGAGGGTTTTTCCTTCTCGCGGACGTCTTCTGCGGAttgtacttctgggagaggactttcatctcttcttccatCATGATGAAGTCTGTTGCCTTGTGAAGAGCGTCTTGGATTGTTCTCGGTTTTTCAAAGGATATCCATTGCCGGAGTTTCGACCTGTACCAGAGAGTTTTCCGCAAAGCGTCGACTGCCACTTTGTCGCGGAGTGGTTTGTCTTCTCTTTGAGATAGACTCCAAAGGCGACGTCTGAGGTTTCCctgtccatgaacatggaatactgtTTGAGAAACTCTGAGGCGAGCTgacggaaacttccgatggagtttCGTTTCAGAcgagaaaaccattcgagcgcggctcctttgaggttttcgacgaagaggaggTAGTAGCCCGCGTCTCGTTCGCGTTCCTTCAGTTTGCACTTTcccatcgcgatctggaaagactgcagATGCGCCTTCAGGTCGGTGGTGCCATCGTAGACGAGAATTTTGATCTTCCCAGGATCTGAGATGTTAGTTTCCGTGATCCGGGCAGTGAACAGAGTTTTCCGCGCTTACTCgagaagtctgtcgatctcgggtgcAGCGCTTGTCGCGTGGTGAATCTGCGACTTTACCGCCCTGACTTCTGCCGCAGTTTTTGCGATGTACTTGCGGAGATCATGGATCTCATCAGGAACTTCCAAAATTCCTGTTGTTGCtgtagctgttgttgtagggttttGGTACTGCGAattttggttgaagttacttctgtttccataggagtttctgtttccaccctggtttccttGGAATCCAGCTCCACCAATGTAGTTTACTTCTTCTTCCTGTGTTCTACcctctacagcttctgcatcttcaacaaagctaacctgcttcttgagaagcttgtgaacactgtccagttttgccttcacctcatccaactgatcattcccaaggatggtggcagatctcttcctctcaacaTCAGTGTTCGTGGTGCTGTTGAtggatgctaggttttcaatcaccTTGACCGCCTCCTCTGGATttctggtgttgaagtttccgttgctggaagcatcaagagccatctggtactgcaccgcgatgcctctgttGAAAGTACTGCGTagctgtacttcattgaatctgtggtgtggacagtctctctggtaagacttgaatctgatccaagagcctctgaatgattctgcaggctcctgagtgaatatagcaatcttgctcctcaagtcttgaGCATGCGCCTCATtaaagaaattgcataagaatgcattcttgatttcGCTCCAGGATTTAAGAGATTCTGGTTGTAACTGCTTGAGCCAATGCAGAGCTTTTCCAGCAAGTGAATATCTGAAAAGTTTGCATAATAGGTAGTCGTCAGAGACTCCCTTGACTCTAATAGCAGAAATctgatcctcgaacctctccagatggtccataggatgctcgtgggatAGTCCATGGTAGGGCAACTGTCCCACAAGTTTGTAGTACTGCGCTTTCAGCTCAAAATCCCTCTCAATGGTAGGAGGAATGATGGCTGATTTGTTGGTGTAGTagcgatctggacggttgtagtcagccaacgtccTGGGTTGTGCAGCCTCATTTACAGGTAATGTAGTACCTGTAGTAGTAGCATCAGGCCCAGGGATTGCAAGCCCCCTGAGCTTCTActctctgacctgctgcattacgcagatgaccctcttggtcatgcaggtctccattgttTTCCCAAACAAGTATCAAAGGCGCAACCATTGCTCACagttcagtatcgatcgatgtctgagatggaatgtcgatcgatatcgggTGAAAGGTATCAGTCGATGGAATGTttgtgttgtcgatcgacaggGGTGAGCGAGAATCAGTCGACGGAACTGGggtctgggtcgacggtggttgagcaGAATCGAACGACACAGAAGTATTGTTGTCGGTCGATAGGGACCGCGCTTCCTTACGGATCGTAAATTCaaaacttgcaggatctggtgagaatatcaGTTCggattccttgttgcttttggtactgctgggcatgtacctgaaaatccaagaaaaagtTTATGCAAAaatacttaacaaaaattagaaaacaggCGATCAAAGCttcccggcaacggcgccaaatttgataccactcaaattaccctaaggactgatttatactctctcaaataagtggtcgagttgtagtacttagagaACGAtttcacaaggagctagggaacctagagattctaatatgatttgttaagcaagatgttttaagagttttaaaagtaaattgcagttttatattgaacaagtatttgttcaatagcaagttttggggttttggtgcttaaaaaggaaatagccagacttagggtttttattcaggaaagttggaattataatcctatagatgcctaatgagttgcatgcatgataatgtaaagctcaactatttgatcGACAAGTCTTTCGGCCATTGCGAGCATTGACTTGTtgactattaactagatctatgatctcaactctcgttatattgatctatagaaagtgtcgatcgatattccaatgggcatatcgatcgataccccttttgcactgtcgatcgattattcaagtgtgatatcaATCGACACGCTCTAGTTAAGGTTTATGCACATGTTGAATGAATGCCTACTAAGcttactagatcagctctcgccttgctcatagcaagaaacaaagttcatttagaatgttttcaggatgagaattagctatggcttttatcaatcaatcctagggcaagttctaggtagctaatctagacacatgcattaatgaacaattctatagatgattatcacaactcagcaatctataattggggctaatccctcctaacctatttaaaccctaaaatctaacaagagaactactcagacatggctaagcaattcataacaacatttaggtataaaaacttcatagaataaataagataaatatcaatggagtttcaatcacaaataataacttggatcttctctcctatctatcaataaaactatgaaacacaaagaaagcacactttgcctctaacatggcggcaaagcttatataattagggtaaaactcgtcaggggcaatcttgtaaaatagtgaaatcttgggcttcaagtcggatgtgaccaaacgggctttctgcgcgcttcgctatcgatcgacaccatgactTGTGTATCGATTGATTctagctctccaatatcgactgattgtcgatctcgatggtcatctcgggtgcttactccaaatatctccaaaatgctccaaaatcatcacttatgtccaaaacattcctgatcttataaatataataaatagactctataataatataaatattagtaaaaacacctataaactatggatgaaaatgggtcaaatacATAGTCTATCAATCATTctagttattttcaggtattgagtcaagcaatggcttgatcccAATTAATCATACGATCTAAGTTTAAAGgatgatcaatcctaaacttagctttaatgCATAACTAGATGATtgaactatatttctaaacattCCTAACAATTGTTGTGTCAGTAttacatttatcaacctatttgagaaacctaaataTAACTGTaaagactactcagacatattcatggaacacatggttatgatggtctgaataatacttatataaattaaatagcaaaagtaacagaaataatgaaagcaagggagttcaagattttctctgttttgcaaTAGATGAtatatctctccaatcctaagctatCATTTTTCAATGGTGGCTTCTTGCCTCCTCCAAAACTAGGTCTCAAAGGTCTCTAGGGAAGTCTGCCTCTAAAacaatacaaaaccctaataaatagcaTAACAGGCGGCCAGGGACTAATGATGTAATTATTGagacttttgtgaaacttgaaatcttctaatttgtcattaactctCGGATCGCTtcataatcgatcgatacgagggacttgacatcgatcgatatttggtggtgactatcggtcgatattgTGCTGCGACCGTCGACCATCTCTTGCTTCCAGCGAAGCTCGAAAGATCTCTAAAtagctccaaatacatcatttccTTGCAAATAGTACCTggacctgtaaatactctaaatagcctctatataataataaatgtatcttaaaacacttataaaccatggctaatagtagataaaatccatggtctatcacatTTGAGCGTGACGCATAGAGGCAGGTCTAGAGGCTGGTACGGGTTTTGTTGAAGTAGCCTGGATGCTTTGGGGACATTTTCAGTATATTCTCATTTTTGAGGTTCTTGGGCTGGATGCAGGCTTTTGAAGGGAGGATGATCCTTTTGTGGTCCCATAAGGGATAGGAAAGGGGACAGCGCCGGAGAAGTCTCGAGATTTGTTCCCTCACGTGGCGTCCTCCTCGTGGCGCGTGGGAACCCATCTAGGGTTTACAACCCCTGCAGGTGAtgctatgtcgatcgatgtcgacagtgtctcgtcggtcgatactcacggcaattgtctactcggatctttttattttatgacctgcaataattaaaaaccaacataaataatagattaataaaaaccaaataaatattacctaatagtgggttgcgtcccactcagcgctttgttatagtcatttagctagactttggaggtgatttgggCTAGTGATGTTGAAAGCTCgcacttgttggaaaacaagtctccatctcttctttgcgcttgttgaaccatgtactaGTGAAGTCTCGCAatgcttcatctcctctgcgccatttgtccttcattattgtagttgcatcttctatcttctgcaatctatctccaagactctcaagattgaactgatgtctcataACT
This genomic stretch from Brassica napus cultivar Da-Ae chromosome C9, Da-Ae, whole genome shotgun sequence harbors:
- the LOC125592627 gene encoding uncharacterized protein LOC125592627, whose translation is MVFSSETKLHRKFPSARLRVSQTVFHVHGQGNLRRRLWSLSQREDKPLRDKVAVDALRKTLWYRSKLRQWISFEKPRTIQDALHKATDFIMMEEEMKVLSQKYNPQKTSARRKNPRNNRYVHHEGEDLQGEHNYAINSEQGNTSENTWTRNQFKDNSYCEFHQTRGHSTMNCKVLGARLAAKLLASEILKVTGIKDLLQDSNRPPKADKESPENNTQKNQSGEKRRRRQDDRGNDSNRRRVSMIIGGSQFYHNSISSIKAYGRKAETCSSWLAWSPTDDATNDTIVFEERETIRIEKPHCDHWLSIK